The following proteins are co-located in the Hydrogenophaga sp. RAC07 genome:
- a CDS encoding trimeric intracellular cation channel family protein — MNPALNNVALWGEGLRLLVEISATAAFALSGVMAGARKKLDAVGVCVVGFLAAFGGGTLRDLLLDQRPFFWVRHVELLWGVFALCVLAMVFLRSRHFALTERAMQWPDALGLGLFAATGVHQALLLDMPALVAVLMGLITGVFGGVLRDVVCNEIPTAFHDHRPYAVCAFAGSWIYVGLWQLQAPGWLALLACVGVTAGLRGLALWRNWQLPVWRL, encoded by the coding sequence ATGAATCCGGCATTGAACAACGTGGCCCTCTGGGGCGAAGGCCTGCGCCTGCTGGTGGAGATCAGCGCCACGGCCGCGTTTGCGCTCTCGGGCGTGATGGCCGGCGCGCGAAAGAAGCTCGACGCCGTGGGCGTGTGCGTGGTGGGCTTCCTCGCGGCTTTTGGCGGCGGCACGCTGCGCGACCTGCTGCTGGACCAGCGGCCCTTCTTCTGGGTGCGCCACGTGGAGCTGCTGTGGGGCGTGTTCGCGCTGTGCGTGCTCGCCATGGTGTTCCTGCGCTCGCGCCACTTTGCACTCACCGAACGCGCCATGCAGTGGCCCGACGCCCTGGGCCTGGGCCTGTTTGCCGCTACCGGCGTTCACCAGGCGCTGCTGCTCGACATGCCCGCGCTGGTGGCCGTGCTGATGGGCCTGATCACCGGCGTGTTCGGCGGCGTGCTGCGCGATGTGGTGTGCAACGAGATCCCCACCGCCTTCCACGACCACCGGCCCTACGCCGTGTGCGCGTTCGCCGGCAGCTGGATCTATGTAGGCCTGTGGCAGCTGCAGGCGCCGGGCTGGCTGGCGCTGCTGGCCTGCGTGGGTGTGACCGCCGGGCTGCGCGGACTGGCCCTGTGGCGCAACTGGCAACTGCCCGTCTGGCGGCTCTGA